Proteins from one Gimesia maris genomic window:
- a CDS encoding PRC-barrel domain-containing protein, translating to MYRSTNELKGYKVLATDGDCGTVQDLLFDDDTNIMRYLVVDTGSWLTDRQVLVSPVAIDQPDLDSFELPTVLSKANIEAAPSVETDQPVSRQYESALTSFYNWPVYWGSSPTPILNRPAATVELKERVAAGNGDPHLRSANEVTGYEIQCMEDTLGHVEDIIVDTESWSLRYLVIDTRNWLPGKKVIIAFDWVTHFTWDDRKAHVDLTRSQVENAPEYDPRLPVNRAYETQLYDFYGRPTYW from the coding sequence ATGTACCGAAGCACGAACGAACTTAAAGGCTACAAAGTCCTGGCGACCGACGGGGATTGTGGAACTGTTCAGGATTTATTGTTTGACGATGATACCAATATCATGAGATATCTTGTGGTAGATACGGGAAGCTGGCTTACTGATCGTCAGGTCCTGGTATCTCCCGTAGCAATCGATCAACCAGACCTGGATAGTTTTGAACTACCGACAGTACTTTCCAAAGCCAATATTGAAGCAGCACCGTCAGTGGAAACAGACCAGCCTGTTTCCCGGCAGTACGAATCAGCATTAACGTCTTTCTATAACTGGCCTGTTTACTGGGGAAGTTCACCCACTCCAATATTGAATCGCCCTGCGGCTACCGTTGAACTTAAAGAACGAGTGGCTGCCGGGAACGGTGATCCTCATCTACGAAGCGCCAATGAAGTCACTGGTTACGAAATTCAATGTATGGAAGACACGCTCGGACATGTGGAAGACATTATCGTGGATACAGAAAGTTGGAGTTTACGCTATCTCGTGATCGATACTCGTAACTGGCTGCCAGGAAAAAAAGTGATCATCGCATTCGACTGGGTCACACATTTCACCTGGGATGATCGAAAAGCGCATGTAGATTTAACACGGTCACAGGTTGAAAATGCTCCGGAGTACGACCCACGACTTCCAGTCAATCGCGCTTACGAAACACAACTCTATGATTTCTATGGACGTCCCACTTACTGGTAG
- a CDS encoding CsbD family protein, which yields MNSDQFSGKWKQIKGQAKQKWGELTDDEIDQIDGKREELVGKVQERYGIAKEEAEQQVAQFESSCHC from the coding sequence ATGAATTCAGACCAATTTTCAGGAAAATGGAAACAGATCAAAGGTCAGGCTAAACAGAAATGGGGAGAGTTGACCGACGATGAAATCGACCAGATTGATGGCAAACGGGAAGAACTCGTAGGCAAAGTCCAGGAACGATATGGCATCGCTAAAGAAGAAGCAGAACAGCAGGTAGCCCAGTTTGAGAGCTCATGCCACTGCTGA